One window of the Dryobates pubescens isolate bDryPub1 chromosome 13, bDryPub1.pri, whole genome shotgun sequence genome contains the following:
- the SPACA6 gene encoding sperm acrosome membrane-associated protein 6, with translation MWVPDDPQSNAASSPPAPACIPPCGYQPAASIFKCATCRFEHCPFPLDCPVQDKWVQEDEAITLLCSVPFATPAGSAVTWMFAKDLRTQDLAHFEELQGSVSGPFSLTIQEPVPGTVACCLGPISQPLVRKYFYINVSERGVEEEKLLQARFRSVLHWSHHEAAVHHMALLRLGLAFGSIVLLMLLVVVAIWQCWRLRGRLNTQTSSRHHDPSECSKCLDSP, from the exons ATGTGGGTCCCAGATGACCCCCAGTCTAATGCTGCTTCCtccccaccagctccagcctgcatcCCACCCTGCG GGTACCAACCGGCTGCCAGCATCTTCAAGTGCGCTACCTGCCGCTTCGAGCACTGCCCATTTCCCCTGGACTGCCCAG TGCAGGACAAGTGGGtccaggaggatgaagccatcacactgctctgcagcGTGCCCTTCGCCACCCCCGCGGGCTCGGCCGTCACGTGGATGTTTGCCAAGGAC ctgcgcACACAGGACCTGGCACActttgaggagctgcagggcagtgtgtcAGGACCTTTCAGCCTGACCATtcaggagcctgttccaggaaccgttgcctgctgcctggggcccaTCTCTCAGCCCTTGGTCCGCAAGTACTTCTACATCAACG TGTCAGAGAGAGGTGTAGAGGAAGAGAAGTTGCTCCAGGCTCGGTTCAGATCTGTGCTGCACTGGTCCCACCATGAGGCCGCTGTGCACCacatggcactgctgaggctggggctggcatttggCTCCATCgtgctgctgatgctgctggtggtggt GGCCATCTGGCAATGCTGGAGGCTCCGAGGTCGCCTTAACACCCAGACATCCTCCAGACACCATGATCCTTCAGAGTGTTCCAAATGCCTGGATTCACCCTAG
- the BHLHA9 gene encoding class A basic helix-loop-helix protein 9 produces MGKGTTPEPNSSEEELEAGLAPQLCYGQGLWVPQGREAVSCLGDPEGMKVRKRSRPVRSKARRMAANVRERKRILDYNQAFNALRLALKHDLGGKRLSKIATLRRAINRISALSLSLHRCWPCAHSECRGRAGVHAQELGGKANHPQLPWEPGPAGAASLQRCSPSPLHAGFAPERQLHRYGSPKEDGSVPSPVYCSGGTQHPGLRGACQQRYTGSLQDPLADAVPWQLGYCQGWGQQQCLPIH; encoded by the coding sequence ATGGGAAAAGGCACCACACCAGAGCCCAACAGTtcagaagaggagctggaagcagggCTTGCACCCCAGCTGTGCtatgggcaggggctgtgggtcccccagggcagggaagcAGTCAGCTGCCTGGGGGATCCAGAAGGGAtgaaggtgaggaagaggagcaggccGGTGCGCTCCAAGGCCAGGAGGATGGCAGCCAACGTCAGAGAGCGCAAGAGGATCCTGGACTACAACCAAGCATTCAACGCCCTGCGCCTGGCCCTCAAACACGACCTCGGTGGCAAAAGGCTTTCTAAAATCGCTACCCTGCGGCGAGCCATCAACAGGATCTCGgctctgtccctgtccctgcaccGCTGCTGGCCCTGTGCCCACTCCGAGTGCCGCGGCCGGGCCGGGGTCCATgcgcaggagctgggagggaaggccaaccacccccagctgccctgggagcctGGTCCTGCAGGCGCTGCCAGCTTGCAGCGCTGCTCCCCGTCCCCTCTCCACGCCGGGTTTGCTCCCGAGAGGCAGCTCCATCGTTACGGCAGCCCGAAGGAGGATGGCTCCGTGCCCAGCCCCGTCTATTGCTCCGGCGGAACCCAGCACCCCGGGCTCCGAGGCGCCTGCCAGCAGAGATACACGGGCAGCCTGCAAGACCCCCTGGCTGACGCGGtcccctggcagctgggctattgccagggctggggacagcagcagtgcctcccCATCCACTGA
- the TRARG1 gene encoding trafficking regulator of GLUT4 1 isoform X1, protein MASSGSTPGGPGPGPGSGTALPTRLQETEKLLSATDGREEKGLRGSKSFTAALPGETERNGHGLAYKSVSVGHLEVAPLSPSRLSLGRASSTATSTVAPDQGRPRDYLVLAIFSCFCPVWPINIVALVFSIMSRNSGQQGDVDGARRLGRMARLLSIVSIVLGTIIIVLYISLSLRALQQKVVTA, encoded by the exons ATGGCCAGCAGCGGCTCCACGCCCGGGGGCCCGGGCCCGGGCCCGGGCTCGGGCACGGCGTTACCCACACGTTTGCAGGAGACCGAGAAGCTACTGTCGGCGACCGACGGTCGGGAGGAGAAGGGCCTCCGCGGTTCCAAATCCTTCACGGCGGCTTTGCCCGGCGAGACGGAGCGCAACGGGCACGGGCTCGCCTACAAGTCGGTGTCGGTCGGGCACCTGGAAGTGGCCCCGCTCTCGCCATCCCgcctcagcctgggcagagcctccTCCACGGCCACCAGCACGGTGGCACCGGACCAGGGCCGCCCCCGGGACTACCTGGTGCTCGCCATCTTCTCCTGCTTCTGCCCCGTCTGGCCCATCAACATCGTGGCCCTTGTCTTCTCCATCATG TCCAGGAACAGCGGGCAGCAAGGAGACGTAGACGGAGCCCGGCGACTCGGCCGCatggccaggctgctcagcatcGTCTCCATTGTCTTGGGGACCATCATCATCGTGCTCTACATCTCACTCAGCCTGAGAG CCTTGCAACAAAAAGTCGTCACAGCGTAG
- the TRARG1 gene encoding trafficking regulator of GLUT4 1 isoform X2 translates to MASSGSTPGGPGPGPGSGTALPTRLQETEKLLSATDGREEKGLRGSKSFTAALPGETERNGHGLAYKSVSVGHLEVAPLSPSRLSLGRASSTATSTVAPDQGRPRDYLVLAIFSCFCPVWPINIVALVFSIMSRNSGQQGDVDGARRLGRMARLLSIVSIVLGTIIIVLYISLSLRGS, encoded by the exons ATGGCCAGCAGCGGCTCCACGCCCGGGGGCCCGGGCCCGGGCCCGGGCTCGGGCACGGCGTTACCCACACGTTTGCAGGAGACCGAGAAGCTACTGTCGGCGACCGACGGTCGGGAGGAGAAGGGCCTCCGCGGTTCCAAATCCTTCACGGCGGCTTTGCCCGGCGAGACGGAGCGCAACGGGCACGGGCTCGCCTACAAGTCGGTGTCGGTCGGGCACCTGGAAGTGGCCCCGCTCTCGCCATCCCgcctcagcctgggcagagcctccTCCACGGCCACCAGCACGGTGGCACCGGACCAGGGCCGCCCCCGGGACTACCTGGTGCTCGCCATCTTCTCCTGCTTCTGCCCCGTCTGGCCCATCAACATCGTGGCCCTTGTCTTCTCCATCATG TCCAGGAACAGCGGGCAGCAAGGAGACGTAGACGGAGCCCGGCGACTCGGCCGCatggccaggctgctcagcatcGTCTCCATTGTCTTGGGGACCATCATCATCGTGCTCTACATCTCACTCAGCCTGAGAG gGTCCTAG